The sequence CCTGTAATCTCAGGGCTGAAATCTGCATGTCATACCTTATAACCCTTCCTTTCTGGAGGAGAAAACCGAATATTAGTCCAGTTACAAAACCATATATAAGCTCGTTCATCCCTTTTTCCCTCCTTTATAAAGATACATTGCCATTGCAACCCCTCCTAAAAAGAAGCACAGGAGTGATACATAACCGCTGATGGCAAGCTGGAGCGAACCGCTCAGCCCGTGACCGCTTGGTCACCCATCGGCAAGCCTTGCGCCGAACATTGCTATTGCACCACCTGAAAATGCCGCTATTGCCCTTTTAAATTTACTTGGGCCGAATCTTTTCTCCCACATGGTGGGAATTGCCTGCAATTTAAATGTCCCTGAGGTGGTGGAGGAGAGCAGTGAACCAAAGAAGATACCTATAACAAAGAGAAACTGCCAGTCTATCTTGGGTAACTCCTTTTTAAAGTATTCCATCTTGGAAACCTTTTCAGAATCAAAGACCTTTTCAATAAAACCCACTGAACGCACAAATGTTGTCGAAGCACCTACATACTTGCCTGTAAACCATACTGAAAACACCAATAAAAGACCTGTCAAGGCGCCAGCAATATAAGGATTCCATCCACCATGTTTTGATTTGATTTTCATTATATAAGCACCCCCTTTTTTTTACTTGATAATATCCAAGGGCTACAAAGCCCATTCAAGTTATAATACGTCTTATTACAATATCTCTCCTATCTAAAACACCTCATTTGATAGATTTCTAATACAAAATCTAATTAATTCTAACACACCTTTTGATAAACTTCGAAAATTTTTTTCATAATAAAAGACCTTTGCAAAATTCATTAAAGGCCTGAAAAGGCTTTAAAAGATATAAAAATATTTTTTTCGGTTTTTTTAAATCTAAAGAGCTTTTTGACGGGGTTCGAACCCATGCACCTCAGAGTATGAGACCCTTTTCAAGGACCCTCTTTTGTTTTTAAGGAGGGCATTTGGCACAAATAGATCTGAACTGCATGGTGCTTAGATACCTATCGCCCCTGTCAGGGAGTATTGTAACTATCGTGCCATGCTTTATCTGTTTTGCTATCTTTAACGCTATAGCCACTGCTGCACCGCTTGATGTTCCCACAAATATGCCCTCATGCTGGGCAAGCATCCTCGTTACCTCAAAAGCCTCGCCATCCTCTATCATATACCTTTCATCAAGAAGAGATGGGTCAAATATCTTTGGGACCATAGATTCGGTCATGTTTTTTAAACCCTGTATGGTATGTCCCATGACAGGCTCTACACCCACTATCTTTATATCAGGCTTGACAGCCTTCAGGTATCTTCCTGTTCCCATGAGGGTCCCTGTTGTGCCCATGCCAGCTACGAAATAATCTATATCTCCATTGGTCTGTTGGTATATTTCAGGTCCTGTTGTCTCAAAATGGGCCAGAATATTATCAGGGTTTTCATATTGATTTGGCATATAGTATTTTTCTGGTTCTTCCTCAAGGAGTTTATGGGCCTTCTTTATGGCACCGTCTATATTTTCTCTTGCTGGTGTTAAAAAGACATTCGAGCCAAGACCTTCAAGTATAAGCCTCCTTTCAGTGCTTACACATTCAGGCATGCAGAGGTCTACCTTGTATCCTTTTGCTGCGCCTATCATTGCAATGGCTATGCCTGTATTTCCTGAGGTAGGTTCAAGGATTATCTTATCCTTGGTTAGTTCACCCCTTTCTTCTGCTTTTTTAATCATATAAAGTGCAGGTCTATCTTTGATTGACCCTCCTGGATTACAGCCCTCAAGTTTGCACAATACCCTCACGCCAGGTTTTTTATAAATATTTATAAGCTCCACAAGGGGTGTGTTTCCGATTGCCTCAAGTATATTCATGTGACAAACCTCCGGGATAATTGAATTAGTCTAAAAGAATAACAGAATAAAGCTTTTGAGACAAGGTATATTTTAGAGCATTTTTTAACTTGTTGAGGTGAGGTTAAAATGCCGAGACATAAAAGTAGTTAAAGAAAATTATCAAAGGGATTGCATTTAGGTTAATGAGGTTTTATCTTTTTAATGAAAGTCATCATGAAGGTAATGGAATATTGTAGAGATTGTCTGAAGGGCCTTGCAGATAGGACATGCAGGCTCTCCAGCGGGGAGGTAGATCTATTGAATGAATGCCATCATATCATTGATGGCCTATGGCATATGGGTATGACACCTCCTGCCATAGCAAACAGGATACTTTATTTTATAAAGGATAAGACCGGTATTGAAGATCCTTATGTGGATATGAAGGACAGGGAATTATCCATAGCAAAAGATGCTATGCTTGCACTGGAGGGTTTTTTTATAAATGACCTTGAAGGTGTTGTTGAATTTTCTGCTATCGGTAACTCTACAGATATATTTCCTGATACCCATGGAGGTTTTTTAGACTTTGATAAAATAGAATTTTATGGAGATTTAGAGTTAATCAAAGAAGAGATAGAAAAAACAGGATATGAGGCGCTTATCCTTGGAGACAATATCGGTGATTTTCTCTTTGATGTAAAATTGATTAGATACCTTGAGGAAAGAGGAAAAAAGGTTTATTATGCAGTTAAAGGGCACCCTGTTCAGAATGACCTTTCTTTAAAAGATGTGGTTAGATATGGTTTTGATAAAATATTTAATAATTTTGTCTCTACAGGGACAGGAAAGGTAGGTATTGAACAGGATGATATGAAAGGAAAGATAAAGGAGTTGTGGGAAAAGGATGCACTTGTTATTGCTAAAGGTATGGGCAACTATGAGACTATATCTGAATTTTCAGGAAAAAGGAAGGTCATACACGTAATGAAGATAAAATGTCCTGCAGTAAGTATGGATGTTTCTTATCCCATAGGAAGTTATGTTGCAATTATCCGTTAATTTTAATACAATGGAGCATAATATGGGAAGGTGATAGATATGGGGACAAAAAAAGACTATTACGAGATTTTGGGTGTTTCAAAGAATGCTACTGAAGAGGATATAAAAAAGGCATATAGAAAGCTTGCCTTAAAATATCATCCAGATAGAAACCCTAATAATAAAGATGCAGAGGAGAGGTTTAAAGAGATAAGTGAGGCATATGCTGTATTGAGTGATAAAGAGAAGAGGAAACAGTATGATACATTTGGTATGAGCGGATTCCAGCAGAGATATACAGAAGAGGACATATTCAGGGGATTTAATCTCGGAGACCTGTTCAGGGATCTTGGTTTTGGAAGTGGTGATATATTTAGCACCATATTTGGAAGACAGGGAGGTAGAAGCAGTAGACAAAGACAACAACAGCAATATTATGATTTTGGGGATGAATATATATCCAGACAACAAAAGCCAGGGGTCGGGCTTGATCTTAATTATGAGCTTGAGATCCCCTTTATGGATGCCATAAGGGGAGGATCAAAGAGGGTCTCATTTTCAAGACAGACTGGCGTAGAAGAGGTGGATGTTAAGATACCAAAAGGCATAGAATCAGGGAAAAAACTTAGATTAAAAGGAAAAGGCAGTATAGATCCCTACACAGGAAGGGCAGGGGATCTCTATATTACCATAAAGGTGGGTGAACACCCTGTTTTTAAAAGGACTGGAAGTGATATAACAGTAAAAAAGACAGTTAGATTAACAGATGCCATATTGGGAACTGAAGTTGAAGTTCCTTCTGTGGATGGCCCTAAACAGGTGAAGATACCGCCTGGTGCAAAGAAGATAAGGCTGAAGGGTCTCGGCGTCTCTGATGAAAAAGGAGGCAGAGGGGATCAATATGTGGAGATAGATGTGGATATACCAAAGAAGATCACAGAGAGGCAGAGAAGGCTGCTGGAGGAATTAAGGAGAGAAGGTCTTTAATGCTGCCGCGAAGACATATCCTTGACGTATGGGAGTTTGTAAAGGATGAAAAAGAGTTCATCTCTATGGCAACAATCAATCTTGCCATAGATGCCGTTAAGTTCATGGAAAAAACAGAGAAGAGAGACCATCTTGTAGAGGCCCTTGAGCTAAATGAATTCATCTGTTACATGTTTCCCATGAAAAGGCCGGGCAACAGATCCCTTCTTTTTCATGTAATCTCGGATTTGATAGGTCTTCTCATGTATGGTGTGCCGAGAAAAACAAGGCATAGCCTTGAGATAATCGAAACTATTAACTATTCTGAAAAGAGTATGAGATTTTACCCTGTTATAGAGGTTTGGAACGCCTTAAAAGAACATGTATATAAAAAGAAACATGGCCCAGAGAGTATCATAGATGGTTTTATAAAAAAGATTAAGATAGAGATGGATATTATAGAAAACTATCCATTCGTGGAAGAGGTCTTTTTTGAATCAAAAAAGGCATTAAAAAGCTGGCTGCCATCATTCTCAAGGTATTATGATAAAAAAGGAAAGACCATCCAACAGGCATATGATAAATGGTGGGATGTATGGAAATGCAAAGAAGATAAAGAATCCATTTTAAAAAGTATGTTAGATAGGCTACGTGTTCAGGCTGAGACCGAGTATGATATAAGGCTCGACACAGATGGCATATTTTCATCTATTATGGTAGATAATGAAGGAAATAGATCAGAGAATAATTATTTTTCCCGATGGTATAAAGAAGGCGTAAATTTATTGTTGAAAATTTAATTTGCCATATTGACAAAACCCCTTATCACTCTTATATTATTTTTAGCAATCAAATTAAATAATGGCTAACAATTAAAAAAACAAATTGAAAGGAGTGTGGTAGAATGAAGATTAAGCCATTACAGGACAGAATTCTTGTTAAAAGGATTGAAGAAGAGGAAAAGACAAAGGGAGGTATTATAATCCCCGATGCTGCAAAAGAGAAACCTCAGGAAGGAAGGGTTATTGCAGTAGGCGATGGTAAGGTGCTTGATAATGGGACAAAGGCGCCATTGACTGTAAAGGCAGGAGACAAGATTCTCTTCGGAAAATACTCAGGCACAGAGATCAAGATCGATGGCGAGGAGCATCTTATCCTAAGAGAGGACGATGTCCTTGCAATAGTAGAAGAATAAGAAAAGGAGGGAGAATAGAATGGCAAAAGATATTAAATATGACCAGACAGCAAGAGAATCATTGTTAAAGGGCGTTAATACTCTTGCAGATGCAGTGAAAGTAACATTAGGCCCAAAGGGCAGGAATGTAATACTTGAAAAATCCTTTGGTTCTCCTACAGTTACAAAAGACGGTGTGACTGTGGCAAAAGAGATAGAATTAGAAGATAAGTTTGAGAATATGGGAGCCCAGATGGTAAAAGAGGTGGCAAGCAAGACAAGTGATGTGGCCGGTGATGGCACAACTACGGCAACTGTTCTTGCCCAGGCCATATACCGTGAGGGCGCAAAGCTTGTGGCAGCAGGTCACAACCCCATGGAACTAAAAAGGGGTATAGATAAGGCAGTAGAGGTAGTGGTAGATGAGCTTAAGAAGCTTTCAAAGCCCACTAAAGATCAGAAGGAGATCGCCCAAGTAGGGACAATCTCTGCCAATAATGATGAGACCATAGGTAAGATTATTGCTGAGGCAATGAGCAAGGTTGGCAAAGAGGGTGTAATCACCGTAGAAGAGGCAAAGAGCATGGAGACAACCCTTGATATAGTGGAAGGTATGCAGTTTGACAAGGGATACATCTCACCTTATTTTGTCACTAACCCTGAAAAGATGGAAGCAGTCCTTGAAGAGCCCCTTATACTCATCAATGAGAAAAAGATAAGTAACATGAAAGACCTTCTGCCAATCCTGGAACAGGTGGCAAAGATGGGCAAGGCACTCCTTATAATAGCCGAGGATGTGGAAGGTGAGGCATTAGCCACACTGGTGGTAAACAAGCTGAGAGGGACACTAAAGGTTGCGGCAGTAAAGGCGCCTGGTTTCGGTGATAGGAGAAAGGCAATGCTCGAGGATATAGCCATCCTCACAGGCGGGCAGATGATATCTGAAGAGCTTGGCATTAAGCTTGAAAGCATTACCTTTAAAGACTTGGGCTCTGCAAAGAGAGTTGTTATAGACAAAGACAATACAACCATAGTAGATGGAGCAGGAGATAAGAAGGATATCGAGGCAAGGGTAAAACAGATCAGGGCCCAGATCGATGAGACAACCTCTGATTATGACAGGGAAAAACTCCAGGAAAGACTGGCAAAATTAGTAGGCGGTGTGGCAGTAATCAATGTAGGCGCAGCCACAGAGACTGAGATGAAAGAGAAAAAGGCACGTGTTGAGGATGCCCTGAATGCCACAAAGGCTGCTGTAGAAGAAGGCATAATCCCTGGCGGTGGAGTGGCGTTTATAAGGTGCCTGCCAAGTCTCGAGACACTAAAATATAATGGCGAGAGACAATTTGGTGTAAATATAGTTAAGAAGGCATTGGAAGAGCCTCTCAGATGGATTGCCCAGAATGCCGGTCATGATGGCTCAATAGTTATTGAAAAGGTAAAGAACGGCAAGGACAATTTTGGTTTTGATGCCGCTGCAGAGGTCTATGTAGATGATATGATGGAAGCAGGTATCATTGACCCTACAAAGGTAGCAAGGACAGCATTACAGAATGCTGCATCTGTTGCATCCCTGCTACTTACCACAGATGCCATGGTAGCAGAAAAACCAAAAGAAAAACAGATGCCCATGATGCCACCAGGCGGTATGGGTGGAATGGACGGCATGTATTAAGATTTAATAGGGGGAGTGTGGCAGGAGACCTCTCCTGCCCTCCCCTTAATACTTCCGCAGTAGATCTCGCAGATAGGTAAGTCTTTTTTTGCCTTTAAATCCTTTGCAATATCTATGAGTCTTTTAAATATAAATCCTTTTGAAAGGGCTTTCTGTATAAAAATCTCCAAAAAATCGCCCCACCTGTTTCCCTCGAGTTCTGCATGAATTGTGAGTATGTTTAGTCCATCCTTTAGAGAGCCTATAAAAAAATCTGAAAGCGTGTCAGGGTCATTTCCCTCAATACCAACAACCTCATCAAGGGTAGGGAGTGTGGATGGAATCTGGATGATATTGAACCTCCTGTTGTCAAGGACAGGCAAAAAGGGTATCTCTCCTCTGGTATCACTGGAATATATAAAACCATTTTCCTGGAAGAAATTAAGTGCATGGGCATTTATCATCCACCCCGGCGCTGCAAAAGATAGGGGTGCTTGGCCTGTCAACTCTCTATAAACTTTGATGGATTCCTTTAATATTGCTTCAGTATTCTCCCTATCAAGGTCTTTTATATGGTCATGCCAGTCTACATGGTTATATCCGTGAATACCTACCTCATGGCCCTTTTCAATAAGTGTCTTTATTATATCTTTACCTTTTTTTGCTATCTCAGGACCCCTCAAAAGTATTCCATAAAGTAGTGTCCTTATTCCGTATGTCTGTAACACACCAACACGACTTGCCTTTTTCAGAAAACCTCTTCTTGTCCATACCCTTTTTACTGTTCTGCCTGTATCGTCTCTTCCCATAGGGATGAAAAAACTTACACTTATGTGATATTTATTAAAGATAGAGATAAGACTTGGGACACCTCTTTGCATACCTATATGGGTATCCACATCAACCTTGATTCCGATAATATTTTTTAAATCTAAACTATTCAATGATCCTTAGAACCTTTGCGCCTCTTATTTTTCTGCTTTTAAGTTCCTTCAAGGCAGTGTTGGCATCATCGAGCTTGTATGTCTGAACCTCTGGTTTTATAGGTATTTCAGCAGCAAGTTGAAGAAACTCTCCAATATCCTCCCTTGACACATTGGCAACACTTTTTATCTCTTTTTCATGCCAGAGGTGTGTGGGATAATCTATTTTTAAAAGTGCTTCTATATCGTGCGACTCTTTTCTTATGGCATTTATAACCAGTCTTCCACCTTTTTCGAGATTTTTTAAACCCTCTATAATGGGAAGCCATACAGGTGTAGTGTCTATGGCAGAGTTGATCTTCTCAGGTGGCACATCTTCTATATCCCCTGCCCAGTATGCGCCCAGTTCCAGGGAGAATCTTCTCTCCTGCTCACTCCTGGCAAAGACAAAGACCTTTGAATCATGGTATCTGTGAAGTGTCATCTGAAGGACTATATGGGCTGAGGCACCGAAACCGATAAGGCCAAGGTTCATACCATTTTGAATACCTGTTAGTCTTAACGAGCGATAGCCTATTGCCCCTGCACACAAAAGTGGTGCTGCCTCAATATCTGTGAAGACATCGGGTATCTTGAAGGCAAAATCCTCTTTAACTGTCATATATTCCGCATATCCACCATTAGCGTCCCTCCCTGTTGCCTTAAAATCTTCACATAAGTTCTCATTACCTTGTCTGCAAAAATCGCATCTGCCACATGATGAGAAGATCCAGCCTACCCCAACCCTATCGCCATGTTTGAGTCTTTGGACATATTTCCCTTTTTTTTCAACAAAACCGATGACCTGATGCCCTAATATTACAGGAAA comes from Syntrophorhabdaceae bacterium and encodes:
- a CDS encoding zinc-dependent alcohol dehydrogenase family protein, which encodes MMKAMILDGIYDLKKEEVAPLKPAYMPIPEPKDDEVLLRVCACGVCHTELDEIEGRTPPPNFPVILGHQVIGFVEKKGKYVQRLKHGDRVGVGWIFSSCGRCDFCRQGNENLCEDFKATGRDANGGYAEYMTVKEDFAFKIPDVFTDIEAAPLLCAGAIGYRSLRLTGIQNGMNLGLIGFGASAHIVLQMTLHRYHDSKVFVFARSEQERRFSLELGAYWAGDIEDVPPEKINSAIDTTPVWLPIIEGLKNLEKGGRLVINAIRKESHDIEALLKIDYPTHLWHEKEIKSVANVSREDIGEFLQLAAEIPIKPEVQTYKLDDANTALKELKSRKIRGAKVLRIIE
- the groL gene encoding chaperonin GroEL (60 kDa chaperone family; promotes refolding of misfolded polypeptides especially under stressful conditions; forms two stacked rings of heptamers to form a barrel-shaped 14mer; ends can be capped by GroES; misfolded proteins enter the barrel where they are refolded when GroES binds); amino-acid sequence: MAKDIKYDQTARESLLKGVNTLADAVKVTLGPKGRNVILEKSFGSPTVTKDGVTVAKEIELEDKFENMGAQMVKEVASKTSDVAGDGTTTATVLAQAIYREGAKLVAAGHNPMELKRGIDKAVEVVVDELKKLSKPTKDQKEIAQVGTISANNDETIGKIIAEAMSKVGKEGVITVEEAKSMETTLDIVEGMQFDKGYISPYFVTNPEKMEAVLEEPLILINEKKISNMKDLLPILEQVAKMGKALLIIAEDVEGEALATLVVNKLRGTLKVAAVKAPGFGDRRKAMLEDIAILTGGQMISEELGIKLESITFKDLGSAKRVVIDKDNTTIVDGAGDKKDIEARVKQIRAQIDETTSDYDREKLQERLAKLVGGVAVINVGAATETEMKEKKARVEDALNATKAAVEEGIIPGGGVAFIRCLPSLETLKYNGERQFGVNIVKKALEEPLRWIAQNAGHDGSIVIEKVKNGKDNFGFDAAAEVYVDDMMEAGIIDPTKVARTALQNAASVASLLLTTDAMVAEKPKEKQMPMMPPGGMGGMDGMY
- a CDS encoding polysaccharide deacetylase family protein, with translation MNSLDLKNIIGIKVDVDTHIGMQRGVPSLISIFNKYHISVSFFIPMGRDDTGRTVKRVWTRRGFLKKASRVGVLQTYGIRTLLYGILLRGPEIAKKGKDIIKTLIEKGHEVGIHGYNHVDWHDHIKDLDRENTEAILKESIKVYRELTGQAPLSFAAPGWMINAHALNFFQENGFIYSSDTRGEIPFLPVLDNRRFNIIQIPSTLPTLDEVVGIEGNDPDTLSDFFIGSLKDGLNILTIHAELEGNRWGDFLEIFIQKALSKGFIFKRLIDIAKDLKAKKDLPICEIYCGSIKGRAGEVSCHTPPIKS
- a CDS encoding YeeE/YedE thiosulfate transporter family protein — its product is MKIKSKHGGWNPYIAGALTGLLLVFSVWFTGKYVGASTTFVRSVGFIEKVFDSEKVSKMEYFKKELPKIDWQFLFVIGIFFGSLLSSTTSGTFKLQAIPTMWEKRFGPSKFKRAIAAFSGGAIAMFGARLADGUPSGHGLSGSLQLAISGYVSLLCFFLGGVAMAMYLYKGGKKG
- a CDS encoding cysteine synthase family protein — translated: MNILEAIGNTPLVELINIYKKPGVRVLCKLEGCNPGGSIKDRPALYMIKKAEERGELTKDKIILEPTSGNTGIAIAMIGAAKGYKVDLCMPECVSTERRLILEGLGSNVFLTPARENIDGAIKKAHKLLEEEPEKYYMPNQYENPDNILAHFETTGPEIYQQTNGDIDYFVAGMGTTGTLMGTGRYLKAVKPDIKIVGVEPVMGHTIQGLKNMTESMVPKIFDPSLLDERYMIEDGEAFEVTRMLAQHEGIFVGTSSGAAVAIALKIAKQIKHGTIVTILPDRGDRYLSTMQFRSICAKCPP
- a CDS encoding ARMT1-like domain-containing protein, whose protein sequence is MKVIMKVMEYCRDCLKGLADRTCRLSSGEVDLLNECHHIIDGLWHMGMTPPAIANRILYFIKDKTGIEDPYVDMKDRELSIAKDAMLALEGFFINDLEGVVEFSAIGNSTDIFPDTHGGFLDFDKIEFYGDLELIKEEIEKTGYEALILGDNIGDFLFDVKLIRYLEERGKKVYYAVKGHPVQNDLSLKDVVRYGFDKIFNNFVSTGTGKVGIEQDDMKGKIKELWEKDALVIAKGMGNYETISEFSGKRKVIHVMKIKCPAVSMDVSYPIGSYVAIIR
- a CDS encoding J domain-containing protein; the encoded protein is MSGFQQRYTEEDIFRGFNLGDLFRDLGFGSGDIFSTIFGRQGGRSSRQRQQQQYYDFGDEYISRQQKPGVGLDLNYELEIPFMDAIRGGSKRVSFSRQTGVEEVDVKIPKGIESGKKLRLKGKGSIDPYTGRAGDLYITIKVGEHPVFKRTGSDITVKKTVRLTDAILGTEVEVPSVDGPKQVKIPPGAKKIRLKGLGVSDEKGGRGDQYVEIDVDIPKKITERQRRLLEELRREGL
- the groES gene encoding co-chaperone GroES gives rise to the protein MKIKPLQDRILVKRIEEEEKTKGGIIIPDAAKEKPQEGRVIAVGDGKVLDNGTKAPLTVKAGDKILFGKYSGTEIKIDGEEHLILREDDVLAIVEE